A region from the Chloroflexota bacterium genome encodes:
- a CDS encoding XcyI family restriction endonuclease codes for MKRTPDKDASENYKVWSLDQLTKSEFFHQRLHEWGLLTVAAEVEQTKGETLDWDLDLLGISKRAWNRVIHGGIRPVIVFAHPFVLKTVPGSVGYYRMLAMVSQKSMNRVGFPVSRYEAGRNSPDSETGTAIAKHLNRVISRLIELDAQLDAREFDLWRGMTAGSQAQGSWQNTKGNRVDVIIKGILQRRLREKRLVLREKEDGSTMELRDGRVVIFADEPDVAIYQDDEIQAAVEIKGGIDPAGVLERIGAAIKSLRRAREENPRSTTILVLQGVSITEKAMEDLEINRDSVTDWFTIENVLEDEIKREQIFRLLRI; via the coding sequence ACAAAAAGCGAGTTCTTCCACCAGAGGCTCCATGAATGGGGACTGCTGACCGTAGCGGCCGAGGTAGAACAGACAAAAGGCGAAACCTTGGATTGGGATCTGGATCTCCTAGGGATATCAAAACGGGCGTGGAATAGAGTCATTCATGGCGGTATTAGGCCGGTAATTGTGTTTGCACATCCGTTCGTCCTGAAAACTGTGCCTGGTTCTGTCGGATACTATCGAATGCTCGCAATGGTCTCTCAAAAGTCTATGAATCGTGTGGGATTTCCAGTTAGCCGCTATGAGGCAGGTAGAAATAGCCCTGACAGTGAAACTGGGACAGCCATTGCCAAACATTTGAATCGGGTAATCAGTCGCCTTATTGAACTCGATGCGCAGTTAGACGCCCGTGAGTTTGATCTGTGGCGAGGAATGACAGCGGGTTCACAAGCTCAAGGGTCCTGGCAGAACACAAAGGGAAACAGAGTTGACGTCATTATTAAAGGGATTCTCCAACGCAGGCTTCGCGAGAAAAGACTTGTCCTAAGGGAAAAGGAAGATGGTTCAACGATGGAGCTGAGGGATGGACGGGTGGTTATATTCGCTGATGAACCCGATGTGGCGATTTATCAAGACGACGAAATTCAAGCAGCCGTCGAGATTAAAGGCGGCATAGATCCGGCTGGCGTCTTAGAAAGAATCGGTGCTGCTATCAAAAGTCTTCGCAGGGCCAGGGAGGAAAACCCTCGATCTACTACAATACTTGTTCTTCAGGGGGTATCAATTACGGAAAAGGCAATGGAGGACCTTGAAATCAACCGCGACTCTGTCACAGATTGGTTCACAATTGAGAACGTTCTGGAAGATGAGATTAAGCGCGAGCAAATTTTTAGGCTTCTCCGTATCTGA